The sequence GCCTCGATCCCTGTTAGCTGGCCACTGCCCGACTGGGCCACGCACAGATCCCCGTGGGGCTTACAGGGGCGGAGGGTCTCTCTTCCAGAGGGCATTTCCCGATGCCTTTGGATGTGGGGATCCAGGACAGCGAGGGGTGCGGCTTACCTGCCGCCGGCAAGCAGAGGGAGGCGAGCAGAGGGACGCGTgtgggcagagccaggaggtgggaggttgGTGCGGTCGTGTGTCATCTCTGCAAACCGAGTGTCTTGAGTGActtctctctgccctcctcAGCCTGCCTGGCCACCTTGTGCCTCGAGGGATCGGGACCGCTGGCCTCGCTGGCCGTCTGCAACAGCTCCACGCTGCTCTGCGCCAGCTGTAACTCAGGAATTCACGTGCTCCGGATGAGCGACAGCGCAGACCTGGCACTGGAGGAGGTGGCAGTGTTTTGACCATAGTAACCCTTCTGGCAGAGACTGCCCTGCGAGGGGACGCGACTCCCCAAGAGCTTCCCCCTGACTGCAGGCACCAGGAGACCTCGTGCCAGTCAAGCAGCAATGTGTGTGATCAGCGGGGCAGGGGGGTTTATGGGTTTCAGTTTAGGGATGACGGGAAAGCACCGGACCTGTCTAGAAGAAAAGCCAAATCATGGATCTGTTCAGGCCAGGTTCTCGTTCCTGAACGAGCCTTGTGCATCGTATTCACAAAACCTCCGCCCAAGAGAGCTGCACGTGACTGGGGTAAGGGAGGAGATGAGCTGGGAGAAGCCATGGGGCAGCGCTGAAGGGTGCCACGGCCCAGGGCAGGGAACGCTCAGCCTCCTGCCCTTGCTGCAGCTGAGTGGAGCTGAACACGGGGCGACAGAAACCCTGCGCTGGGATTTATACCACAGGAACCATGTGAGTGTAAATGCTGGTGTCCAAAGTTTCACCCAAGTgagaaagcagacagaaatcAAACTGTGTGTGGTAAAGTACCTGTCATTTCTCCATTCCTTAGTCAGACACAGAGGCCACAGCACACattcaaaacatgttttgattTTCCAGAACACGACATTTGCAAAACCTCAATTTAAGGAATAAACAATAAGAAAGCTCCCCCCAGTGTCAGTTAAAACAAGACAATCCTACACTGAAAGAGCCTTCTTCGTATATCCCAGGTGAGACACAGCAAAAACTTAACCAGCAGATGCCTATGTGGATTTGAGACACCCAGTTCATGGGAGCGCTCCAGGAGCTAGGCCATGAGAACAgtacatggaaaagaaaaatttccctGGCCTTTCACCTCTGCTGTGAGGGAATACGAAGGGGATGCAGACCTCCATGTTCACAGAGACTACCTTTGCAGAGCCAGGGGAAGCAGGGTACCATGTTCCTCTAACTCTGACAgctagttttaatttctttgaataCAATCAAGTCTGAAGCCACAGACTCCTACCAAAGGCTCCTGGAAAAGGGAAGGTAAGAATGGTATTGACAGCAGCTGAACATCACACCATACCTGAGCTGGTGTGTGGCTACCTACAAACGTTTAAATCAGACTAGAGAAAAGCTGTGAGCCTGACTTGGGAGGGTGGGAGCAGATGGATCATCTCCAAATTACAGCAGAAAGCAGTGTCTGCAGGATAAAAACATCCTAAGTGGAAAAACATCACCCAAGATTTAACTCCCACCAAGTCCTGGCAAACACAGGTGCTTCCAAACCACCTCAACCCAAGACCAGCCAGTGACAACGGCTGTGTAATACATGGTGCAATAGCTGATTCCTTTTTTaactttaatataaaaaagcaaGTCTTAGTTGAAAGCCATTAACCTCTCTGTTgcagttcagcagcagcacctctgaGCTACTCCGCTGTCCACAGCTTGAAGGTTCTGTCGTAGGAGCAGGTCGCTATCAGCTGGCCGTCGAGGGAGATATCCAGTCCCATCACCTTGCCCTCATGACCAGCCAGCGTCTTCAGAGGGGACCAGCCGGGGTGAGTCCAGATCTTTGCGGTGTTGTCGTAAGCACCCGTGAGCAGGAAGTTACCGTGATTGGCTGCAGTGGAGGGtgagaaaaaagggagaagtgagatttgcaaataaaaacataacaaatCATCTCTGCTAACCAGTATGGGCCTTCTTGACCCGAAGGTGTGTTTTTGAGTCGCCCCATCCCCTGCCACCTCAGCTGAGGAGAAGCAGGGATAAGGAACATCAGACAGGAGGTACTTACGTTCAAATTTCACCCCGGTCACTAGGTTCTGGTGGGCAGGAatggtgtagatgcacttccTCTGGCGGAGGTCCCACACCTTGCAAGTATTGTCACCGCTGCCAGTTGCGACGTGGTATCTGCCAAAGGGTGGAGGAAGAATGTGTTGTTGGGAGCTGGGGTTTGTACTCAGAGCTCCCAGGTAAACCATGCAAGTTCTTTTCTTACCCATTTGGGGAGAAGTTAACCCCGTAGATCTCCTTCAGGTGGCCTTCTAGAAACATGATACAGCGTCCTGTGCGCAAGTCCCACACCCGGCCAAAAGCATCCAGTCCGCTAGGAAGAGAAAACCCGAGCATCAACCACCACAGGCTTCAGCAACTGCCCGAGTACGCTCAGCCTCAGCAGCAGAAATCGCCGGGGCACTTGGCATCAGTCAGCAACAAAACCTTGATAGTATTTCACACCCTGTCCTGACGCAAAGTAAACTCACCCAGTCCCGGCGAGAGACCCATCCGTATGAAAGGCAATGTCGTAGACGCCTTTGCTGTGCCCCTCCTGATGGAGAATCTCTTCCTGAGCTTCCAAGTCCCACAAGCGCCACGAGTGATCGTAGCTGTAGAAACAAAGCATTTGTCCGACTAAAGGTATCTCCAAGGAGAGTAACAGGATATTTCCCTGACTCTGTGGGCATTTTATTTCCAGATGGAGACCAGCAGGGTCTCACATGAGGGGCAGAGAAAGGAGGTCTTTCAGGAATCCCAATGACTCGCTGTTATTAACATTGCAACGGCCCAGCTGTTGTCAAGAAGGGCCAACCCTTGCCCATGCTGGGCTCCTCTGCAGACAAGCAGTGGTACCCACTGGGCTACCAGCTAGACAGCTAATGGTCATGTCTTAAAGCAAACAACCAAATCTCCGTACCAGGTCGTACCCAGGAACCTCCCAGACGGGTGCCACATCACACGTGCCACTCTCATGCTGTGTCCTTCAATATCTGCCACTGGCTcatcactgaaaaacagaaacaaaaatcattgGACACTGGTCAGAGGTGGCTGGCTCTAGCCAGGCCTTTGCAAACATCATGATCACAGCAAGAGAGCTGATAATTAAACACAAGCCAGACAGGAACATCAGAGTTTTAACAAACGACTCTCAATTCTGCCTTCTGTTCACACAGCTAAAGCTCTAAGTGTAACCCCTTTATCCACACTCACATTGGTTATAAAGTTCATTTCTTAATATCCAAGAGGGCAAATTTTCTCCTAAATGAAAGGTTAGAATGAAACAATCTGCAAATCTTCCATCCATCACCCAAAGCAGTTTACCAATGCACAGCAGCAATTCTAACTTGATTCTTTTCAGATGATTTCCCCTCACCTCGATTCCCCTAATCAGGGTGAtctcttttcctgctgaagaAGGTGGCACATACTGAGGCCAGGAATTACACTGGTATAACTACAAGAAAGGGTTATATTTGCAAGAGGATGGTAAATGTCCAATGTttaataacacaaaataaaccCCATAATAACAATGCTGCAGCTGTGCACGTCCGGTCTCATTCTGACCTTTCAAGGCTCCAGAGTTTAACAGAACCATCAGCTGCACAGGAGGCCAGGCTAACGTCCTTCTTGTCTAGGGAGACCGTGGCTTTGGGATGGAAGACTACTGCTCCTACATTGGTGTTATGTCCTTAAGAGAAACGAAAATCAAAATTCATGGTCTGACACATGATCTTggcaaaattttcagaaaagcagcatttctttgtTACTAATTAGCCAGGTACCAGTGAACATTAACACTGTGTCCTCTCACATTGGGTGAAGCTACATTGTAACCACCAGACAGATCCGTCCTGCAAACAGCTAAACTGCActtccagcagcacccactTGAGAGTATCAAGCGCCAAGGTTTGTAACCTCAGAATGCAGTGAAAACTCAACATGGGAATCAAGACATTTGTCCTCACATTTGTATTTAGTCAAAGTTGCGACCACTGTTCAAAGAACCTCACTGCTGTTAAGTGGCCTGGCCAAATATTCTGGTATTTGGCTTAAAATAATTCGAACcaggttttgaaacaaaacaaaacaccattcagaaacagaaacagcaacagcaaactTGGGTCTTAGCTGTAAGAGAAAGGTCAGAACTTCCTCGATTACCTGACTAGTGCCCATGCTCCACAAGCCTGAGTGATGCTCTCATTAGAATAAATCTGCCCGAAGAACACTACATTTTGAGTCACAAAGTAATTCAGATATGGGAACTCAACCCAGAGAGGAACAGCAGAACTAAGCAAAGAGTCTCAGTGAAATTCGCTCTCTACCTCGTAAGGTGTGAACAAGGTTGCAGTCAGGCACGGACCAGAGCTTGCACAATCCGCTCCTGTTGAAGACAAGAAACAGACATCAGTGTAGACATGAATGAAGAAAGTTCTTGTAGAGATCAAACATGGAGCTGCAAAACCACCCCGGGGGCGCTCTGCAATGGCTAGACCACCACTACACTTTGGGCAACCAGCCACAGCGACTAGTGGACTCAGACTGAAATCTCTGCTAAGCTCTAAAACAAAAGTAAAGAGAGAGTTCagattaggaagaaaaagcatttctgaactCTCACAATTCACAGGCCTCCAATAACGTCCCCCTTCACTCCTGCTGTGCTCTCCCAGCCCCCACAGCAAGtgctgtaaaagaaaacttaCCAACAGGCTGTAGCGAGGAGTTTGGAATTGGGGCTGAAGTGGCAGTAGGACAGCGGGCGATCATCTCCAATCTGACTGCAGAAGTTATTCAAGGACTGTAACcaagcacaaagaaaacaataaatgaGTAAAGTACAAACAACCTAGAGAAAGCCCCAGCCAAAGACTGAAGTGAAGGAGGCAAATGTatgcaggaggaggcagaggccTTTGGAAAGTTACTTTCAAAGGGAGGAGCTGCCTCAGAGCCACTCCAGCTGCAAGCAGGAGGGCCACCAAGCCAGCCTGACTGATGTAagctggcacagccctggggcACAGCTCAGCTCTCAACGTGCCACCTACGGTACTTGCCACCAATAACCCCACAGGCCTGCTTTGCAGCTACGGTTTTGACAGAGAACTTACTGTGGTTTTGGCCTCTTCCTACAACTCATCCAATGAATGCAACCAGACAGAGCTGGGCAG is a genomic window of Nyctibius grandis isolate bNycGra1 chromosome 16, bNycGra1.pri, whole genome shotgun sequence containing:
- the PRPF4 gene encoding U4/U6 small nuclear ribonucleoprotein Prp4, yielding MASPRAPAARGGARPAVRAPAPAEATKSKPAEESDAPPPKKAPIFYGSLEEKERERLAKGESGMLGKEGMKAALEAGNINISSGEVFDLEDHMSERQAEVLAEFERRKRARQINVSTDDSEVKACLRALGEPITLFGEGPAERRERLRNILSVVGTDALKKTRKDDDRSRKSKEEYQQTWYHEGPRSLKTARLWLANYSLPRAVKRLEEARLLKEIPEATRTSQRQELHKSLRSLNNFCSQIGDDRPLSYCHFSPNSKLLATACWSGLCKLWSVPDCNLVHTLRGHNTNVGAVVFHPKATVSLDKKDVSLASCAADGSVKLWSLESDEPVADIEGHSMRVARVMWHPSGRFLGTTCYDHSWRLWDLEAQEEILHQEGHSKGVYDIAFHTDGSLAGTGGLDAFGRVWDLRTGRCIMFLEGHLKEIYGVNFSPNGYHVATGSGDNTCKVWDLRQRKCIYTIPAHQNLVTGVKFEPNHGNFLLTGAYDNTAKIWTHPGWSPLKTLAGHEGKVMGLDISLDGQLIATCSYDRTFKLWTAE